A window of Deinococcus radiotolerans contains these coding sequences:
- a CDS encoding MFS transporter, with the protein MIARSRAWGSRTFSALRHPHYHRYWFSQLLSLVGSWMQATAQQYLVLELSGGSSAALGWVTVAQFMPSLLLSLFAGAVIDRVPRRRVLLATQLTLLGTATALAVTTHLGVVTLPLVMLIAFVSGTANAFDMPARQSMVVDFVPKSDVPNAVALNSLSFNVSRTLGQALFGVVAALGVSLLAGGNAENISRLALPFYLNVASFFVVLYVIATLPFPERDFGPRGSMLGDVKEGLRYVRATPAVRNVMLLVGALSLTIVNFNVIIPYYARVVFGAREATFGALSAAFGIGAMAGALWQASKPNPLRNLRVGALILIVSAALLALTPGPTLAFPVLAACGFGMLSLLVSANSTVQLTIPDQLRGRVMSLYSFVLVGMGPPGALIASTLISRDWLLGPRIGLITLAALGLIAVLLLWTRLPRTLTRPAGDD; encoded by the coding sequence GTGATTGCCCGCTCCCGCGCGTGGGGCTCGCGCACCTTCAGCGCCCTGCGCCACCCCCATTACCACCGCTACTGGTTCTCGCAGCTGCTGTCCCTGGTCGGCTCCTGGATGCAGGCGACGGCGCAGCAGTACCTCGTGCTGGAACTCTCGGGCGGCAGCAGCGCCGCGCTGGGCTGGGTCACGGTCGCGCAGTTCATGCCCAGCCTGCTGCTCTCCCTGTTCGCCGGGGCGGTCATTGACCGCGTGCCGCGCCGCCGCGTGCTGCTCGCCACGCAGCTGACCCTGCTGGGCACCGCCACCGCACTGGCCGTCACCACGCACCTGGGCGTCGTGACCCTGCCGCTGGTCATGCTGATCGCGTTCGTCAGCGGCACCGCGAACGCCTTCGACATGCCTGCCCGGCAGAGCATGGTCGTGGATTTCGTCCCTAAGAGTGACGTGCCGAACGCCGTGGCCCTGAACAGCCTGTCCTTCAACGTCAGCCGTACCCTGGGGCAGGCGCTGTTCGGCGTGGTGGCCGCGCTGGGCGTCAGCCTGCTCGCGGGGGGCAACGCCGAGAACATCTCGCGGCTGGCGCTGCCCTTCTACCTGAACGTCGCGTCCTTTTTCGTGGTGCTGTACGTGATCGCCACGCTGCCCTTCCCCGAGCGGGATTTTGGTCCGCGCGGCAGCATGCTCGGCGACGTGAAAGAAGGCTTGCGGTACGTGCGCGCCACGCCCGCCGTGCGGAACGTCATGCTGCTCGTGGGCGCCCTGAGCCTCACTATCGTCAACTTCAACGTGATCATTCCCTACTACGCCCGGGTGGTCTTTGGCGCGCGCGAGGCGACCTTCGGCGCGCTGTCCGCCGCGTTCGGCATCGGCGCGATGGCTGGCGCACTCTGGCAGGCCAGCAAGCCCAATCCGCTGCGTAACCTGCGGGTCGGCGCGCTCATCCTGATCGTCAGCGCGGCCCTGCTGGCCCTCACGCCCGGCCCCACCCTGGCCTTCCCGGTCCTGGCCGCCTGCGGCTTCGGCATGCTCAGCCTGCTGGTCAGCGCCAACAGCACCGTTCAGCTCACCATTCCCGACCAGCTGCGCGGCCGGGTCATGAGCCTGTACTCCTTCGTGCTGGTCGGCATGGGCCCACCCGGCGCGCTGATCGCCAGTACCCTGATCAGCCGCGACTGGCTCCTGGGGCCCCGCATCGGCCTGATCACCCTGGCAGCCCTGGGCCTGATCGCCGTGCTGCTTCTCTGGACCCGCCTGCCCCGGACCCTGACCCGCCCCGCCGGGGACGACTGA
- a CDS encoding SLC13 family permease gives MDPVTLILILFVVALVLFATEWLPVDVTALGLLSALLLFGLLKPKEAFAGFGSDTVLTLASLFILTRVLLRAGVIEWIGAALARRSRSATGTLRALLGTVAGVSAFTSNTATTAVFLPVVAGMARRAGIPASRALMPLAFASILGGTITLIGTSTNLVVSGALPATGQKPLGFFELAWVGVPVAIVGLAYLFFVAPRLLPARDAQLEDSLRAYLADLTVAPGSTLEGVTLRESGLGRDHGLTVVAVRRGEDTVYAPPASFRLLEGDTLTVEGPTERILAGKNTLGIVSKSEQKLQTGGDVRLVEVVVMPGSPLLGRTLREARFRERYGASVLALHRRARQVERLGRLRVQVGDVLLVQGGAERIDALGDHLVVLGDLTERQSDLKRAPLAVLLFAGAVLLGGLGVVPLGVAVVVAVALSLALRLITPEEAYGAVEWPVIVLVACMLAFGTAFEATGAAKVLTGALSGVLEPLGPYGLLGALFLVTVALTQPMSNQAAALVMLPLAIGTAKALGYDPRPFIIGITVAASNSFVTPLEPSCMLVYGPGRYTFLDFVRVGAGLTAVTFVVSLLIIPRIWPF, from the coding sequence GTGGATCCCGTCACGCTGATCCTGATTCTGTTCGTCGTCGCGCTCGTCCTGTTCGCCACCGAGTGGCTGCCGGTGGACGTCACGGCGCTGGGCCTGCTCTCGGCGCTGCTGCTCTTCGGACTGCTGAAGCCCAAGGAAGCCTTCGCGGGCTTCGGCAGTGACACGGTACTGACGCTGGCGTCGCTGTTCATCCTGACGCGGGTGCTGCTGCGCGCCGGGGTGATCGAGTGGATCGGCGCGGCGCTGGCCCGCCGCTCGCGCAGCGCGACGGGTACCCTGCGGGCGCTGCTGGGCACCGTGGCGGGCGTCAGCGCTTTCACGAGCAACACCGCCACCACCGCCGTGTTCCTGCCGGTCGTGGCGGGCATGGCGCGGCGCGCGGGCATTCCCGCCAGCCGCGCGCTGATGCCCCTGGCCTTTGCGAGCATCCTGGGCGGCACGATCACCCTGATCGGCACGAGCACGAACCTCGTGGTGTCCGGCGCGCTGCCCGCCACGGGCCAGAAGCCGCTGGGCTTCTTCGAACTGGCCTGGGTGGGCGTCCCGGTGGCGATCGTGGGGCTGGCGTACCTGTTCTTCGTCGCGCCGCGCCTGCTGCCCGCGCGGGACGCGCAACTGGAGGACTCGCTGCGCGCGTACCTCGCCGACCTGACGGTCGCGCCCGGCAGCACGCTGGAGGGCGTCACGCTGCGCGAGAGCGGGCTGGGCCGCGATCACGGCCTGACCGTCGTGGCGGTGCGCCGCGGCGAGGACACCGTGTACGCCCCGCCCGCCAGCTTCCGCCTGCTGGAGGGCGACACCCTGACCGTCGAGGGGCCCACCGAGCGCATCCTGGCCGGGAAGAACACGCTGGGCATCGTCAGCAAGAGCGAGCAGAAACTCCAGACCGGCGGGGACGTGCGGCTGGTCGAGGTGGTCGTGATGCCCGGCTCGCCGCTGCTGGGCCGCACGCTGCGCGAGGCGCGCTTCCGCGAGCGGTACGGGGCGTCCGTGCTGGCCCTGCACCGCCGAGCGCGGCAGGTCGAGCGGCTGGGCCGCCTGCGGGTGCAGGTGGGTGACGTGCTGCTCGTGCAGGGCGGCGCCGAGCGCATCGACGCGCTGGGCGACCATCTGGTCGTGCTGGGCGACCTGACCGAACGCCAGAGCGACCTGAAGCGCGCCCCGCTGGCCGTGCTGCTGTTCGCAGGCGCGGTGCTGCTGGGCGGCCTGGGCGTCGTGCCGCTGGGCGTGGCGGTCGTGGTCGCCGTGGCCCTGAGTCTCGCGCTGCGCCTGATCACCCCCGAGGAGGCGTACGGGGCGGTCGAGTGGCCGGTGATCGTGCTGGTGGCCTGCATGCTGGCCTTCGGCACGGCGTTCGAGGCGACCGGCGCGGCGAAGGTCCTGACGGGCGCGCTGTCGGGCGTGCTGGAACCCCTGGGGCCCTACGGGCTGCTGGGCGCGCTGTTCCTCGTGACGGTCGCGCTGACCCAGCCCATGAGCAACCAGGCAGCGGCGCTGGTCATGCTGCCGCTGGCCATCGGCACGGCCAAGGCGCTGGGCTACGATCCGCGGCCGTTCATCATCGGGATCACGGTCGCGGCCAGCAACTCGTTCGTGACGCCGCTGGAACCGTCGTGCATGCTGGTGTACGGCCCGGGGCGCTACACCTTCCTGGACTTCGTGCGGGTGGGGGCGGGCCTGACTGCGGTGACGTTCGTGGTGTCCCTGCTGATCATTCCGCGCATCTGGCCGTTCTGA
- a CDS encoding [LysW]-lysine hydrolase — protein MTDPAVKAVQDARDLLIGAVGIPSLSGQEGEVAAFLRDWMAARGFEARVDEAGNAVGERGQGPLTVALLGHMDTVPGEIPVHVDDAGVLHGRGSVDAKGPLCAFMAAVATLPDEALAAARFVVIGATEEEAPSSRGARHIRTAVQPDVVLIGEPSAWEGLTLGYKGRLVVKAQAVKENFHTAGDGSSAGDDLTEAWFRVRAWAAGAGEPGGVFGGVQATIQDLGAGTDGLHQRAWGTFGLRLPVSVSPAQAEAEIRAALADLAGVELTFVGHETAVRHPKDNALTRAFRVAIREQGGSPVFKVKTGTSDMNVVAAHWPVPTLAYGPGDSALDHTPEERLDLAEYDRAVAVLRGALTRLALGAAKAD, from the coding sequence TTGACTGATCCCGCAGTGAAGGCCGTGCAGGACGCCCGGGATCTGCTGATTGGCGCGGTCGGGATTCCCTCGCTGTCCGGGCAGGAGGGTGAGGTCGCGGCGTTCCTGCGGGACTGGATGGCTGCGCGCGGTTTCGAGGCCCGCGTGGACGAGGCCGGGAACGCGGTGGGCGAGCGGGGGCAGGGGCCGCTGACGGTGGCGCTGCTGGGCCACATGGACACCGTGCCGGGCGAGATTCCCGTGCACGTGGACGACGCGGGCGTGCTGCATGGGCGCGGCAGCGTGGACGCCAAGGGGCCGCTGTGCGCGTTCATGGCGGCCGTGGCGACCCTGCCCGACGAGGCGCTGGCGGCGGCGCGCTTCGTGGTGATCGGCGCGACCGAGGAGGAGGCGCCCAGCAGCCGGGGCGCGCGGCACATCCGCACCGCCGTGCAGCCGGACGTGGTCCTGATCGGCGAGCCGAGCGCCTGGGAGGGCCTGACCCTGGGGTACAAGGGGCGGCTGGTCGTGAAGGCGCAGGCGGTGAAGGAGAATTTCCATACCGCCGGGGACGGCAGCAGCGCCGGGGACGACCTGACCGAGGCGTGGTTCCGCGTGCGCGCCTGGGCGGCGGGGGCCGGGGAGCCGGGCGGCGTGTTCGGTGGCGTGCAGGCCACCATTCAGGACCTGGGGGCGGGCACGGACGGGCTGCACCAGCGGGCGTGGGGGACGTTCGGGCTGCGCCTCCCGGTCAGTGTGAGTCCAGCGCAGGCCGAAGCCGAGATCCGCGCGGCACTGGCCGATCTGGCGGGTGTGGAGCTGACCTTCGTGGGGCACGAGACGGCGGTACGGCACCCGAAAGACAACGCGCTGACGCGGGCCTTCCGCGTGGCGATCCGCGAGCAGGGCGGGAGTCCAGTGTTCAAGGTGAAGACCGGCACGAGCGACATGAACGTGGTCGCCGCCCACTGGCCTGTCCCGACCCTGGCATACGGCCCGGGCGACAGCGCGCTGGATCACACGCCCGAGGAGCGGCTGGATCTGGCCGAGTACGACCGCGCGGTGGCGGTCCTGCGGGGCGCGCTGACGCGGCTGGCGCTGGGCGCGGCCAAGGCGGATTAA